ctctctgtcagtttctctctctctctctctgtcagtttctctctctctctctgtcagtttctctctctctctgtcagtttctctctctctctctctgtcagtttctctctctctgtctctgtcagtttctctctctctctctgtcagtttctctctctctgtctctgtcagtttctctctctctgtctctgtcagtttctctctctctgtctgtcagtttctctctctctctctctgtcagtttctctctctctctctgtcagtttctctctctctctgtcagtttctctctctctctctgtcagtttctctctctctctctctgtcagtttctctctctctctctctctctctgtcagtttctCTCATTATTTTAATTACAATGTTAAATACAATACCTGTGTTGCAGGTGTTCCAATGACAATGCCAGGCTATTCTATGGGTGAGTGAGGGGAGTAATTTAATTACACAAACATTCTAATTGTGATTTAAATAAGTAATCTATTTTCTCTATCCTGCATTATTCTAACAAtgatcaacccccccccccccccccccaaaaaaaaaatgtgtctcCCAGGAATGCCAGTGAACCCTGCAATGCAAGACTACAGGGCTCCAATGATGCCAAGTATGATGACAGCTGCCCCCATGCCTATGATGCCAACCATGATGGCACCCCAGCCAGCTGCACCAGGCCTGGATCCCCAGCAGATGGCAGCACAGCAGCAGGCTTTCATCAACCAACAGGCCTTGCTCATGGTAAGGACTTGGAGACACTGGTGGAAAACTGGGACAAACATGCCATGATAACAAACAAACCATAATCCTACCCCTATCCTTAATTCATGTTCTTATGATATCACCATTTCTATTCTAACATGActacacttcctctctctccatctctctctcttgctctctcaccctctctctctctttcatcactctttctctccattgCTTTTTCTCTCCAttgctctttctccctctctctccctttccctctctccctctccctctctccctctctctctctctctcatcactttTTCTCTCCATTgccctttctttttttctctcatcaCTTTTTCTCTCCATtgccctttctttctttctctctctctctcactctctcactcactcactcactcactcactcactcactcactcactcactcactcactcactcactcactcactcactcactcactcactcactctctctcatgtctccatgtctcctcctccctccctctccaggcCCAGCAGATGACAATGCAGGCGATGACTATGTCCCAGCAGCAGACTCAGGagcagcagcgacagcagcagcGGCGCCAGGCTAACCTTCGACCCGTCACACCCCCCTCGCCCCCTCACCCCCggctcagacacagacacaccactcTGCCCTCTCACCCCCAGCCCAGACACAAACACTCCCCGCGCCCCTCCGCCGCTAACCACACCCAGCCAGAGGAAACCACAGATTCAGCACCACATACCTGAGGTATGTACGACAGAGGAGGGGTGTGATGCTAGTGTGTTTGTGCTCAATTCTACTTGATTCTTTTTATCTTGAATGTACTTAGCATTGCAAAAATGTGTAATTTCATTACAAAAGAAACACAATAAAAACAACATTATCTTGTAAGCAAACTGAGATGTAAAGTGTCTTTGATTTTATCAGCCGGAGAGAGATGTGGACTTTGTCAGTCCAGACCAGCTGGACTCTTTCAAGGACAAGAGAGAGTTCTTCCAGAATATTGGTGAGTagagttggacacatcttcctatTCAACTTCAGATAAACTGTAGTTTTCTCAGGATAAAATGACTACCACTTGTCTTACCTGCCTGTGCTGTCATTCACTCTGTCAGGTTCTCAGCCAAAGCCAGCAGCCAAACCGCCAAAGCCTCGCCCTGCTCCCAGTAGCCCCCCCAAACAGACCCTTCcccgctctccctcctcctccccacccccaGCACCCAGGACTTGGCAACGTCCCGGAGGGAGCCCCCAAACAGACCCTTCcccgctctccctcctcctccccacccccaGCACCCAGGACTTGGCAACGTCCCGGAGGGAGCCCCCCAAACAGACCCTTCCCCgctccccctccccacctccaGCACCCAGGACTTGGCAACGTCCCGGAGGGAGCCCCCAAACAGACCCTTCCCCGCTCCCCCCTCCCCACCTCCAGCACCCAGGACTTGGCAACGTCCCCCGTCTCCTCCTGCCAGAGAACCAGACCGCCCCAGCCCCCTGCCTCCCCGCCCCCTCCCAGCACCAGAATCCGTGACATTATTAAACAGTACCAAAACCGCCCTGTCAACGATCCAAAACCCTTGAAACCAATCAGGTCAGTGGGACTGTGGATCCATCCTAAATGTTTGAAGTACATGACATCTGCTGTGTAGATCCCGCTGCATCAGCGGAAATCTaactccctcgctcctctccagGGTTCCAGCACAGTCGTTTGTGAAGAAGAAAGATCCTAAAGAGGAGGCCCTTTCTATCCTCAGAAATAACGGACCTGTACAACAGCAGAAGGTTAGAGCTGTGTGTACATTGTTGCCTAGCCCGAGACATGTTGGTGAGGAGCTAACATATCCATTCAGTTATCTTACCTAGCCTATAGTAATACTCTTCTCCCCTCACCCCGTCAGAGACAGCCTCCCCCTGCACGgcagccctctcctccctccactagaGGGATTCACCCCATTTCCAACCACATGAAGCAGAAACAGCGCTCCCTTGCCGACCTGTTCGGCACTCAGGGACACTCCGAGAACCCTCCGCCTGCTCCCCCCGGGTtcgcccctcctccttctcccccagtCCAACACATCTATGAGAGCTTGCCAGACCCCCCCACCAAGGCTGCCCCCACACTCAGTAAGTTAAACTACTTCAGAGGTACAGTACGGGCAGGCATGGACAGTAGTACAGTGTTTGTGTTTGCACTGTTGTGTCTGCACCGCCTGACCAGCCACAGCCTCAGATACACGTTCCATAACTCAGATACTGCAGTCACAACTCCACAGTGAAGTAAAGTCACTCGCATTCTTTGTGTTTGGTGAGGAGTGTTAGATTTGTGTttcattgttgtgaattgttagatactactgcgctgttagagttaggaacacaagcatttcactacacccgcactaacatctgctaaatatgggtatgtgaccaataacatctgataaatatgggtatgtgaccaataacatctgctaaatatgggtatgtgaccagtaacatctgataaatatgggtatgtgaccaataacatctgataaatataggtatgtgaccaataacatctgataaatatgggtacgtgaccaataacatctgctaaatatgggtatgtgaccaataacatctgataaatatatgtgaccaataacatctgataaatatgggtatgtgaccaataacatctgataaatatatgtgaccaataacatctgataaatatgggtatgtgaccaataacatctgataaatatatgtgaccaataacatctgataaatatgggtatgtgaccaataacatctgataaatatatgtgaccaataacatctgataaatatgggtatgtgaccaataacatctgataaatatatgtgaccaataacgtttgATTTGCTTTATTTGCTTTAATCCTTCCATTGTTCCATCTGGTGTATGTTAACTGGAGGGAGAAGGGACTGCTCACAATTTAAGACTTACACATAGATAAGCATAGATAAGCTCTCTTCTTGTCCCATGTCTTGCTTAAGAAATACTTCATTTCATATGTCTGGCAGCTGTGTTATTCCTTTGTTTGTACTAAATTgcaaaatatatacaaaatatacAAGAACAAAGAAACAACTGATTTGATTTGTCCTGCATAGATCTGCTGTCTGGGGAGGAGAGTGTTCGCTCCCAGCTCCACAGGTTCTCTGCCAGCATCTACTTCTCCTACTCGGCTATGCCTGGCAAACTGTTCCTACGCAAAGAGGTGAGCTGGAACTGCAGGCAAGAACATCTGTATTGTTctgtattgttctacaatgtgtTTGCATTCTACTGTATGTGAATCACAATCATTtccctgtgtgtgtccaggtgtttTACCCCAGAGAGAAGTTCAACCACCCCTACATCCTCAATCTCCTCTGTGAGCAGGTCAGTGTTGATTATTTCCCTGTGACCCTTTTTATTCATTACCTCCTACATATCACACCTTATATTCATATAAATCTGGGTTTTTGTTTCCCTTTCAGATCATGAGAGACACGTACTGTGACACCTGTGTGAGGAtctccagagaggagaggaggaaaatgaAGGACCTACTGGGTGAGTCTCGTTGTTTATTTACCAGGTGAGTCTCGTTGTTTATTTTACCAGTGGAGTCTCGTTGTTTATTTACCAGGTGAGTCTCGTTGTTTATTTTACCAGTGGCGTCTAGTTGTTTATTTTACCAGTGGAGTCTAGTTGTTTATTTTACCAAATTAGTCTAGTTGTTTTTTTACCAGACGAGTCTAGATATTTATTTTACCAGGGGAGTCTAGTTGTTTTTTTTACCAGGTGAGTCTAGTtgtttattttaccaggtcaGTCTAgatgtttattttaccaggtgAGTCTAGTTGTTTTTTTACCAGGTGAGTCTAGTTGTTTTTTTACCAGGTGAGTCTAGATGTTTATTTAACAGTGGAGTCTCGTTGTTTATTTTACCAGGTGAGTCTAgatgtttattttaccaggtgAGTCTAGTTGTTTTTTTACCAGGTGAGTCTAGATGTTTATTTACCAGTGGAGTCTCGTTGTTTTTTTACCAGTGGAGTCTCGTTGTTTTTTTACCAGTGGAGTCTCGTtgtttattttaccaggtcaGTCTAGTtgtttattttaccaggtcaGTCTAGATGTTTATTTTACCAGTGGAGTCTAGTTGTTTATTTGACCAAATTAGTCTAGTTGTTTTTTTACCAGGTGAGTCTAGATGTTTATTTTACCAGGGGAGTCTAGTTGTTTATTTTACCAGGTGAGTCTAGTTGTTTATTTTACCAGTGGAGTCTAGTTGTTTATTTTACCAAATTAGTCTAGTTCTagttcttctctctctattctctctctattctccctcctttcttctctctctattctctctctattctccctcctttcttctctctctattctcgctctattctctctctactctccctctcatctccctcattctctctctattctccctccttctctttctattctccgtccttctctctctattctctctctactctccctctcctctccctccttctctctctattctctctatattctctctctattgtctctctattctctctctattctccctccttctctctctattctctctctattctctctctattctccctcctttcttctctctctattctctctctattctccctcctttcttctctctctattctccctcctttcttctctctctattctctctctattctctctctattctctctctcctctccctccttctctttctattctccctccttctctctctattctctctctactctccctctcctctccctccttctctctctattctccctccttctctctctattctctctctactctccctctcttctccctccttctctctctattctccctccttctctctctattctccctccttctctctccattctccgtcattttctctctattctccctctattcCAGCCAGTTTCAATGTGGGTACAAGTGTCAGTTTGCTCCAGGATGACACCATGAAGAAGAGGATAGTGATGGCTGCCAGAGACAACTGGGAAAACTACTTCACAAGACTGTTCCCTGTCAAAGTGAgttagtcccccccccccactctctctctctctctcctgtgtgtgagagactggagTGTGtataaacctgtgtgtgtgtgtgtgtgtgtgtgtgtgtgtgtgtgtgtgtgtgtgtgtgtgtgtgtgtgtgtgtgtgtgtgtgtgtgtgtgtgtgtgtgtgtgtgtgtgtgtgtgtgtgtgtgtgtgtgtgtgtgtgtgtgttgtagggtgATACCAGTGGGGACACCCAGGTATTGGGTGTGTCTCATCGTGGGCTTCGTCTGCTGAAGGTGGCCAGAGCATCAGGCATCAACCCCAAACACCTGATCCTGCTACGCAgctacaggtactgtatgtatgattAAGTGAGAGTATACATCTAGTATGTGATGTCGGTGTATGTTCTCCCTGTATGTGTACAGTAAGTGCTGTGGTTTTCTCTGTGTAGCTACGCGGAGCTGCTGTCGGTGAAGCTGCGGTCTGCAGACATGGTAGAATTCAGTCTGAAAGAAGAACAGCTGCAGCTGCAGAGCAACAGAGCTGCTCAGATCACTGCCGTGGTCAGGCTGTTCCACCAAGAACTCGTTGAGGTAACCACCCTCCTCTTCCACATCTCATATCATTCAAATAGTTGTTTATATACACGTTACATGGCCAAAaggatgtggacacctgctcgtcgaacatctcacttaaaaaatcatggacattaatatggagttggtcccccctttgctgctataacagcccccaATCTTctggatgttggaacattgctgcagggacttgcttccattcagccacaagaacattagtgaggtcgggcactgatgttgggcgaattGGCCTGGCTCGTAGTCGGCGTTCCAATGTAAATCaaaagtgttcgatggggttgaggtcagggctctgtgtaggccagtcaagttctttcacaccgatctcaacaaaccatttctgtatggacctcgctttgtgcacggaggcattgtcattctgaaacaggaaacTGTTACTACAATGTAGGAAGCACAGAACCGTTTCTAATGTCATTTTATGCTGTAGCGtttagatttcccttcactggaactaaggggcctagcccaaaccattattcctcctccaacaaacattacagttggcactatgcattcaggcgggtagcattctcctggcatcctccaaacccagacTTGTCCGGTGTAAAGCAatccatcactccagagaacgtgtttccactgctcaagagtccaatggcagcaagctttaTACCACTCTAGCTAATGCTTGGCATTGtgaatggtgatcttaggcttgtgtgcagctgcttggccatggaaacccatttcatgaagcttgtgacgaacagttcttgtgctgctcgttgcttccagagacagtttggaacttggtagtgagtgttgcaactgaggacagacaataTTCATTGTTTCAGCCCTCTGCGGTCCtactctgtgagcttgtgtggcctactactatgtggctgagctgttgttgctcctagacctctccacttcacaataacagcccttacagttgaccggggcagctctagcagggcagagatttgacaaactgacttgttggaaaagtggcatgTTATGATGGTGggacgttgaaagtcactgagctctttagttctactgccaatgtttgtctatggcgattgcatggctgtgtgttcgattttatacacctgtcagcaacggttgtggctgaaatagccgaatccacaaatttgaaggggtgtccacatacttgtgtatatatagtgtacatttcctggtacatcttactgtagagaATCTTTGTTGTGTGTAACCTCCTACCAAACCTTCTCAGGGCTCGGATCATGTGATCGCCCTGAAGAGCTTTGAGACGGTCGACAAGAGCCTGCTCAACTTCCGCAAGGGTGACATCATCAAACTGCTGCCCATAGATGGCCTCAAACCAGGTGAGGTCATCGCAGTGACCTTTcacctctgtctcgctctctctctctctctgtgatagtcctaaccctgctctctccctctctctcaggttgGTGTTTCGGTTCCATTGGGGGGCGCTCGGGTCTCTTCCCCACGGACATCACTCAGCCGTCTGCCCCTCCTGACTACCACCATGTCCACCTTGACCGCCGCGACGAGAGGAGGAAGAGCATGAGAGCTCCAACCCCCAGACCCACCTCCCACAACGGCTCAGCACAGCCCAGCCGAGATGGCTCCGTCCTGGGGTCGGCTCGGTCGGTTCAGGGTAGTGAGATGAATGACGTACAGACGTTCCTGATGACAGAGTTTGCCATGAAATACTTCAGAGATGCTGACACGAGGTAAGAGGGGtcattttaattgaacctttatttaactaggtaagtcagttaataacctattcttatttacaatgacggcctacaccagccaaacccagacaacactgggccagttgtgcgccgccctatgggacacacaatcacggccggttgtgatactgcctgaaatcgaaccagggtctctagcactgagatgcagtgccttagaccgctgcgccactcgggagcccaattaCAACCCTGGTAATAGGGTTGTACAATGTACAGTGTGTAATCCTATGTTTAGTGTTACAACTGTCTGCCATAACTACACAATCacctcttttttctctctttaaTCATCAcccttccttcctctttctcctcctatttctcctcctctttctcttcctctttctcttcctctttctcttcctctttcccctcctctttctcctcctctttctcatcctctttctcctcctctttctcatcctctttctcttactcttcctcctcctctttcttcctcctctttctctccctcttaatcctcctccctttgtctctctatcACAGCATGGAGGGTAGAGGTCTTCTTGATGGAGGTCGAAACTTCTCAGAGATGGTTCAGTACACAGAGGTTCCCGTTCGGGAATCTCTCATCCTGTACTCTGATCCTGATCTTAATAACCTGGCTGTCCAAGCCTTCATGAgtgagtccacacacacacacacgcacacatacacacacacacacacacacacacacacacacacacacacacacacacacacacacctgcactacATTGCGTATCAATTTTCCGTGTTGATAATACTCTCTCTGAAGGTGTGATGCAGTTCATGGGAGACCAGCCTCTGGGGAATCACAGGTCTGAGGAAGACTGTGTCAGCCATGTCTTGATGGTGAGACATAcatatatctcacacacacattatcgCTCACCGTACACTCCTAATGAGGACACGACTGCTTGAATGAAAACATGGGAGTAATATCTGTCCATCGTGTTTGTGTGTTCAGCTGGGGAAGGAGAAGGAGTTCCTGAGAGATGAGATCTACTGCCAGGTCATCAAACAGACGACTAACAACAGTCACAGGTGAGAGGCAGTCTGTGTATAAACATTTACCTGTGAATAGTGTACAGAGGGTCAATTCcttacgtatgtgtgtgtgttttgtgtgtgtggtaTACAGGCAGAGCTGTACCCGAGGTTGGCGTTTATTGAACCTGGTAACAGGGTTCTTCCCCTGTTCTGGCACTCTCAATCCCTACGTCACACAACTCTTACAAAACATCAGCCAAGACCCCTCACACCCTtaccaaggtacacacacacagccctgctcCCCCCTCACACACTGGCGATGCCCCCAAAGATATCCCTTTAAAAGTCTGCAGCTGTTTGCTACCCCAGCgctcttatgtgtgtgtgtgtgtgtgtgtgtgtgtgtgtgtgtgtgtgtgtgtgtgtgtgtgtgtgtgtgtgtgtgtgtgtgtgtgtgtgtgtgtgtgtgtgtgtttcctttcCATCTCAGAGCTGTCTCAATACTGTAAGGAGAACCTGTTCCGGTCTCTGATCCACGGAGGTCGCAGACACGTCCCCTCTCAAGTAGAGATGGAAGCCATACTGGTGAGACATGAGTGTggatattattttattttgtgaCGATCAGTTCCGTCATCGCTTGGTGTGTGTTGTTCTCTGTAGGCTGGCAGAAGCTCTCGCCGGTTCCCCATCAAGCTGCCGGGTGGAGTAGACTTCCCCTGTAAGATACGCAGCTTTAGCGT
This DNA window, taken from Oncorhynchus nerka isolate Pitt River linkage group LG23, Oner_Uvic_2.0, whole genome shotgun sequence, encodes the following:
- the myo15b gene encoding LOW QUALITY PROTEIN: unconventional myosin-XVB (The sequence of the model RefSeq protein was modified relative to this genomic sequence to represent the inferred CDS: inserted 6 bases in 5 codons); this translates as MDVRTLEITAELSARLRSAAGRQHVSGVTEVAPPQVKAQNTLILPLDIDSYPFSRYANTTLKDGWCQPQGYSLQRPLTSLEPEDAQTALEIHKLILRFAGDSDLSGWQEQVLGNYIVEQGQTRPPLRDEILAQLAHTTWGRESEEVALRGWLLLAYCLSTFTPSPALDKPLLKYVSDNGPGEYRSLCQHKLLTSLKLPSPASRLHPPSQLEWTTNQRRGNMVMDIHTFNEEKMTAEVESWTTGEQLASWLLHFRGLPEAPRGWSVSLLADEGWSDLAGCDFVLDLLAGAETDATLETAHTDPDYLFNNEEVGMITTDLDGFIPPAPSIPAPCLPQQGRGDYQQSEGSGQMDCYLDDLFDPMMDQGPGDQERMAKLNRRMRGGGGMYGPGVPMTMPGYSMGMPVNPAMQDYRAPMMPSMMTAAPMPMMPTMMAPQPAAPGLDPQQMAAQQQAFINQQALLMAQQMTMQAMTMSQQQTQEQQRQQQRRQANLRPVTPPXAPSPPAQTQTHHSALSPPAQTQTXPRAPPPLTTPSQRKPQIQHHIPEPERDVDFVSPDQLDSFKDKREFFQNIGSQPKPAAKPPKPRPAPSSPPKQTLPRSPSSSPPPAPRTWQRPGGSXPKQTLPRSPSSSPPPAPRTWQRPGGXPPKQTLPRSPSPSPPPAPRTWQRPPSPPAREPDRPXPPASPPPPSTRIRDIIKQYQNRPVNDPKPLKPIRVPAQSFVKKKDPKEEALSILRNNGPVQQQKRQPPPARQPSPPSTRGIHPISNHMKQKQRSLADLFGTQGHSENPPPAPPGFAPPPSPPVQHIYESLPDPPTKAAPTLNLLSGEESVRSQLHRFSASIYFSYSAMPGKLFLRKEVFYPREKFNHPYILNLLCEQIMRDTYCDTCVRISREERRKMKDLLASFNVGTSVSLLQDDTMKKRIVMAARDNWENYFTRLFPVKGDTSGDTQVLGVSHRGLRLLKVARASGINPKHLILLRSYSYAELLSVKLRSADMVEFSLKEEQLQLQSNRAAQITAVVRLFHQELVEGSDHVIALKSFETVDKSLLNFRKGDIIKLLPIDGLKPGWCFGSIGGRSGLFPTDITQPSAPPDYHHVHLDRRDERRKSMRAPTPRPTSHNGSAQPSRDGSVLGSARSVQGSEMNDVQTFLMTEFAMKYFRDADTSMEGRGLLDGGRNFSEMVQYTEVPVRESLILYSDPDLNNLAVQAFMSVMQFMGDQPLGNHRSEEDCVSHVLMLGKEKEFLRDEIYCQVIKQTTNNSHRQSCTRGWRLLNLVTGFFPCSGTLNPYVTQLLQNISQDPSHPYQELSQYCKENLFRSLIHGGRRHVPSQVEMEAILAGRSSRRFPIKLPGGVDFPCKIRSFSVAQEVVEELCTEMGIQDLSEVNEFSIHASRDQEGMTRPIHPDEYLFDFLLDDGSIFLSFHRVMWTHPLHFDNDLYLEFHFQQVLGDYLDGKLLLPSGGANVVQQMAELAVLQHLAQGLTQEPSVPELKEYLPRQEGGSTNLEQIHSISLRERTTMLSLSPHDAKARLLECLSSLPLFGSNIFLAQKVSHRSCPSPCLVAVNQEEVLFCHPKTQERAFVIPLVEVQSLSLVKSKQDKKVPGVEIKYGNPGRPKTITVHLKQAKELCHIIAVIMEKLVQPPIDSSVSSRN